From a single Streptomyces liliifuscus genomic region:
- the sdhC gene encoding succinate dehydrogenase, cytochrome b556 subunit: MPAGTLYRGREGMWSWVAHRVTGVLIFFFLFVHVLDTALVRVSPEDYDKVVATYKTPIVALLEYGLVAAILFHALNGLRVIAVDFWSKGPRYQKQMLWTVVGIWVVLMVGALYPVLGHAAREVFGS, translated from the coding sequence GTGCCGGCTGGAACGCTGTACCGCGGCCGGGAAGGAATGTGGTCATGGGTGGCTCATCGAGTCACCGGCGTCCTCATCTTCTTCTTCCTGTTCGTACACGTGCTGGACACCGCTCTTGTCCGTGTCTCCCCCGAGGACTACGACAAGGTCGTAGCCACCTACAAGACGCCGATCGTCGCGCTGCTGGAGTACGGCCTCGTCGCCGCCATCCTCTTCCACGCGCTCAACGGCCTGCGTGTGATCGCCGTCGACTTCTGGTCGAAGGGACCGCGGTACCAGAAGCAGATGCTCTGGACCGTGGTCGGCATCTGGGTCGTGCTGATGGTCGGGGCCCTGTACCCCGTACTCGGCCACGCCGCTCGTGAAGTCTTCGGGAGCTGA
- a CDS encoding succinate dehydrogenase hydrophobic membrane anchor subunit → MSTTEKTAASGIGPVEGASLYSVDNPAPLIEAPRKRTKKTPKSTRGNFEMAAWLFMRLSGIVLVVLVIGHLLIQLVLDGGVSKIGFAFVAGRWASPFWQTWDLLMLWLAMLHGANGLRTVINDYAERANTRLWLKGLLYTATVFTILLGTLVIFTFDPNIR, encoded by the coding sequence ATGTCCACCACTGAGAAGACCGCCGCCTCCGGCATCGGCCCCGTCGAGGGTGCGTCCCTCTACAGCGTCGACAACCCGGCGCCCCTGATCGAGGCCCCGCGCAAGCGGACGAAGAAGACCCCGAAGTCCACTCGTGGCAACTTCGAGATGGCCGCATGGCTCTTCATGCGTCTGTCCGGCATCGTCCTCGTCGTCCTCGTCATCGGCCACCTGCTGATCCAGCTCGTCCTCGACGGCGGTGTCTCCAAGATCGGCTTCGCCTTCGTGGCGGGCCGCTGGGCGTCCCCGTTCTGGCAGACGTGGGACCTGCTGATGCTGTGGCTGGCGATGCTGCACGGCGCCAACGGCCTGCGCACGGTCATCAACGACTACGCGGAGCGCGCGAACACCCGGCTGTGGCTCAAGGGCCTGCTCTACACGGCCACGGTGTTCACCATCCTGCTGGGCACGCTGGTGATCTTCACCTTCGACCCGAACATCCGCTAG
- the sdhA gene encoding succinate dehydrogenase flavoprotein subunit, with the protein MKIHKYDTVIVGAGGAGMRAAIEATKRSRTAVLTKLYPTRSHTGAAQGGMAAALANVEEDNWEWHTFDTVKGGDYLVDQDAAEILAKEAIDAVLDLEKMGLPFNRTPNGTIDQRRFGGHSRNHGEAPVRRSCYAADRTGHMILQTLYQNCVKEGVEFFNEFYVLDQLITEVDGVKHSAGVVAYELATGEIHVFQAKAVIYASGGTGKFFKVTSNAHTLTGDGQAAVYRRGLPLEDMEFFQFHPTGIWRMGILLTEGARGEGGILRNKDGERFMEKYAPVMKDLASRDVVSRSIYTEIREGRGCGPEADHVYLDLTHLPPEQLDAKLPDITEFARTYLGIEPYTDPIPIQPTAHYAMGGIPTNVEGEVLSDNTTVVPGLYAAGEVACVSVHGANRLGTNSLLDINVFGRRAGIAAAEYSAKTAAHVELPEEPQSLVVEQIERLRSSTGNERVADIRRELQECMDANVMVFRTEQTIKTAVEKIAELRERYRNVSIQDKGKRFNTDLLEAVELGNLLDLAEVMAVSALARKESRGGHYREDYPNRDDVNFMRHTMAYREVGDDGTESIRLDYKPVVQTRYQPMERKY; encoded by the coding sequence ATGAAGATCCACAAGTACGACACAGTCATCGTCGGCGCGGGCGGCGCCGGCATGCGCGCCGCGATCGAAGCGACGAAGCGCAGCCGTACCGCCGTGCTCACGAAGCTCTACCCCACCCGCTCCCACACGGGCGCCGCGCAGGGCGGCATGGCCGCCGCGCTGGCCAACGTGGAGGAGGACAACTGGGAGTGGCACACCTTCGACACGGTCAAGGGCGGTGACTACCTGGTCGACCAGGACGCCGCCGAGATCCTGGCGAAGGAGGCCATCGACGCGGTCCTCGACCTGGAGAAGATGGGCCTGCCGTTCAACCGCACGCCGAACGGCACCATCGACCAGCGCCGCTTCGGCGGTCACAGCCGCAACCACGGCGAGGCCCCGGTCCGCCGGTCCTGCTACGCGGCCGACCGCACCGGCCACATGATCCTCCAGACGCTGTACCAGAACTGCGTGAAGGAGGGCGTGGAGTTCTTCAACGAGTTCTACGTCCTCGACCAGCTCATCACCGAGGTCGACGGCGTCAAGCACTCGGCCGGTGTCGTCGCGTACGAACTGGCGACCGGTGAGATCCACGTCTTCCAGGCGAAGGCCGTGATCTACGCGTCCGGCGGCACCGGCAAGTTCTTCAAGGTGACGTCGAACGCGCACACGCTGACCGGTGACGGCCAGGCAGCGGTCTACCGTCGCGGCCTGCCGCTGGAGGACATGGAGTTCTTCCAGTTCCACCCGACCGGCATCTGGCGCATGGGCATCCTGCTGACGGAGGGCGCCCGCGGTGAGGGCGGCATCCTCCGCAACAAGGACGGCGAGCGCTTCATGGAGAAGTACGCGCCGGTCATGAAGGACCTCGCGTCCCGTGACGTCGTGTCCCGCTCCATCTACACGGAGATCCGTGAGGGCCGCGGCTGCGGTCCCGAGGCCGACCACGTCTACCTCGACCTCACGCACCTCCCGCCGGAGCAGCTGGACGCCAAGCTGCCCGACATCACGGAGTTCGCACGTACGTACCTGGGCATCGAGCCGTACACGGACCCGATCCCGATCCAGCCCACCGCGCACTACGCGATGGGCGGCATCCCGACGAACGTCGAGGGTGAGGTCCTGTCGGACAACACCACGGTCGTCCCGGGCCTGTACGCGGCCGGCGAGGTCGCCTGTGTGTCCGTCCACGGCGCGAACCGCCTGGGCACGAACTCGCTCCTGGACATCAACGTGTTCGGGCGTCGCGCGGGTATCGCGGCGGCGGAGTACTCCGCGAAGACGGCCGCGCACGTCGAGCTGCCCGAGGAGCCGCAGTCCCTGGTCGTCGAGCAGATCGAGCGGCTGCGGTCGTCGACGGGCAACGAGCGTGTGGCGGACATCCGCCGCGAGCTGCAGGAGTGCATGGACGCCAACGTCATGGTGTTCCGCACCGAGCAGACGATCAAGACGGCCGTGGAGAAGATCGCGGAGCTGCGCGAGCGCTACCGGAACGTCTCGATCCAGGACAAGGGCAAGCGGTTCAACACCGACCTGCTGGAGGCCGTCGAGCTCGGCAACCTCCTGGACCTGGCCGAGGTCATGGCGGTCTCCGCCCTCGCCCGCAAGGAGTCCCGCGGCGGTCACTACCGCGAGGACTACCCGAACCGCGACGACGTCAACTTCATGCGCCACACCATGGCGTACCGCGAGGTCGGCGACGACGGCACCGAGTCCATCCGTCTCGACTACAAGCCGGTCGTCCAGACCCGCTACCAGCCGATGGAGCGTAAGTACTGA
- a CDS encoding succinate dehydrogenase iron-sulfur subunit, with amino-acid sequence MATPTLDKADSAGAPEAGFADTPYITATFRIRRFNSEVSAEAVWEDFQLEIDPKERVLDALHKIKWDLDGTLTFRRSCAHGICGSDAMRINGRNRLACKTLIKDINPEKPITVEPIKGLTVLKDLVVDMEPFFQAYRDVMPFLITKDTNEPTRERLQTAEDRERFDDTTKCILCAACTSSCPVFWNDGQYFGPAAIVNAHRFIFDSRDEAGEQRLEILNDKDGVWRCRTTFNCTDACPRGIEVTKAIQEVKRALITRRF; translated from the coding sequence ATGGCTACCCCCACCCTGGACAAGGCGGACAGCGCCGGCGCGCCGGAGGCCGGCTTCGCCGACACCCCGTACATCACCGCCACGTTCCGCATCCGCCGCTTCAACTCCGAGGTCTCGGCGGAGGCGGTCTGGGAAGACTTCCAGCTGGAGATCGACCCGAAGGAGCGCGTCCTGGACGCGCTGCACAAGATCAAGTGGGACCTGGACGGCACGCTCACGTTCCGCCGGTCCTGCGCACACGGCATCTGCGGCTCGGACGCGATGCGGATCAACGGCAGGAACCGCCTTGCCTGCAAGACGCTGATCAAGGACATCAACCCCGAGAAGCCCATCACGGTCGAGCCCATCAAGGGCCTGACGGTCCTGAAGGACCTGGTCGTGGACATGGAGCCGTTCTTCCAGGCGTACCGCGACGTGATGCCCTTCCTCATCACGAAGGACACGAACGAGCCGACGCGGGAACGTCTCCAGACGGCGGAGGACCGCGAGCGCTTCGACGACACGACGAAGTGCATCCTCTGCGCGGCCTGCACGTCCTCGTGCCCGGTCTTCTGGAACGACGGCCAGTACTTCGGCCCGGCCGCGATCGTCAACGCGCACCGTTTCATCTTCGACTCGCGTGACGAGGCGGGCGAACAGCGCCTGGAGATCCTGAACGACAAGGACGGCGTCTGGCGCTGCCGCACGACGTTCAACTGCACGGACGCCTGCCCTCGGGGCATCGAGGTCACGAAGGCGATCCAGGAAGTGAAGAGGGCGCTGATCACTCGACGGTTCTGA
- a CDS encoding LiaF transmembrane domain-containing protein translates to MAGTGGRVGQRSRLWLGLTVLAVGSFTVGDTAHRVRAAMDWLSAWWPWLLLALALLNLLRSAITAGSLIAPGLLAAVALGGLAAAHDISTHTLTDLVAPTALIFLGLALLLSSREKDSHRWTRVLATGRVRTTGTLGSRTGNRQVILRAIAGEVRADLTGSVLDGSLTVLVTAVAGYVHLTVPHDWPVTVRTAGTILTHVSDTGPRASTEDNAAREVGLHLLGLVGAISLVRA, encoded by the coding sequence GTGGCGGGCACAGGGGGTCGAGTGGGGCAACGCTCCCGGCTGTGGCTCGGTCTGACCGTCCTGGCCGTCGGCAGTTTCACCGTCGGAGACACCGCGCACCGGGTCCGGGCCGCCATGGACTGGCTCAGCGCATGGTGGCCCTGGCTGTTGTTGGCCCTCGCCCTGCTGAACCTGCTGCGTTCTGCCATCACCGCCGGCTCGCTCATCGCGCCGGGCCTGCTCGCCGCCGTGGCCCTCGGCGGACTGGCGGCGGCGCACGACATCAGTACGCACACGCTGACCGACCTCGTCGCGCCCACCGCGCTGATCTTCCTGGGCCTGGCGCTGCTGCTCTCCTCTCGCGAGAAGGACTCCCACCGGTGGACGCGCGTGCTGGCGACCGGCCGGGTGCGCACGACGGGTACGCTCGGAAGTCGCACCGGCAACCGCCAAGTGATACTCCGAGCCATAGCCGGTGAAGTGCGTGCCGACCTGACCGGGTCCGTCCTTGACGGGAGCCTGACCGTCCTGGTGACGGCGGTGGCCGGCTATGTCCACCTGACCGTGCCCCACGACTGGCCCGTCACGGTTCGTACGGCAGGTACCATCCTCACTCACGTCAGCGACACGGGTCCGCGCGCAAGCACCGAGGACAACGCCGCTCGCGAGGTCGGTCTACACCTTCTCGGGCTGGTCGGGGCCATCAGTCTCGTCCGGGCGTGA